The window GAGCTCTTCAACGATAATTTCATCGCTGCCTACTTTGACCTTTTGACCTTTTGACCTTTCAGAGGCAAATAATCTTAATTCCGTTATTTCATTGAGCATTTTGTATTCTTCAAATAATTTTAAAAATGTTCGGCCAACTTCACCTGTAGCTCCTACAACACCTATTTTCACAAAAGTCACACCTCCAAAAATAAAAAACCTCTCTTAAGTGGAGAGGTTATATAATGGTTGGTATATTAAAATCCATTTTAGCGGCCCTCCACGTTAAGCTACGTGACAGTTATGTAGGTATTCCCCACATACCCAGGAGAAAAAAGTAGAGGGATTCTTTCTATCTCCTTCGGCGACCTCACCTTTCACTCTTCTTTAAACCTCCCTCAGACTTTCAGCGAAGAGTTACTCTTCTTGGCCGCACCTCCGCCATGTATATTATTTTTTATACAATAACATACTAAAATAACATAAAAATTAATTAATAATTAAATTTTAATTTACTAGATTCAGAAACCTTTTTTTAAATCAAATCTATCATATAAGGTTTTAAAAAATGATGTACAATAGATAATATTATTATACTTAAAAAAACAGATAAAAAAGCATTTAAACTAAATCCAAATATACATAAACTCAACGCTGTTCCCGCAGCAGGTGGATGCTCAGTATCAATTACCACCATTATAAATATAGATAAGCCAACTGCTAAAGCGTAAGAAATATTAGAAAACAAAGGACCCGTGTTACTAAAAATTAAAGAAAATAACGAACCACAAATGAATCCAACTGCGTGACCACCGATAATATTCCTAGCTTTAGCAACCATGCTTTTTGGCATAGCAAAAACAATAAAAGTAGTTGCTCCCATCGAACTAACTATTATGGGACGTTCTTGTACATTTAAAATCGTAAAAATAAAAAACACTGTTATTGTGGCTAAAATACTTTGTAACACATAATTTTTCCAATTTGCCTTAAACTTTGAAAGGATCTCAAATATTCTCAATTATCTTAAGCCTTCTTTTAAACAAAAATTAATTTTATCAGAATGTCTGTCCAAAACCAAACCAGAAATGACCATCAAGATCTTTATCCCAACCGTAACCAAAACTAATCTGTCCGAACAATGGAATCGTTGTTCTCAACCCACCGCCAAAAGACAAAAGGCTATTGTCCAAAGTTAGATCAGAAATACTATCTTTAGCACTACCATAATCAAAGAAAGCTAAAGCATCAAGAGGTACATCCCCTCGAACTAATTCATAAGATACTTCAGTGTTGAATTGCAGAACAAAATTACCTATTTGTTTATTGAAATCATAAGTTCTAACAGTGTACATTCCGCCTACCCCAAATTTATAATTGAGGTTAGAATCTTCATTAGAATTATAGACACTTCCAAATCTAAGTTTTACTGCAGGGGTAAACTTATAATAAGTTCTAAATAATTTACCTTGTGTGTCAAAACCAATATAGTAGTTACCTGTATTAGTTGTTTCAATACCACCTAGCCCTCTGAATTGAAAATACTGTCCGTTGTAAGGTCTGTAAGGGCTATCTAAATTGTTGTAAAGATATCCCACAGATCCTGAAAGAACATTCAGTTTATCCTCATTTACTAGAGAATAATTATTGTAAGAAATAGACCCAGTTAGATATGAAAAATCAAATAATTCGTATCTTGGCGATATTCCTAATGATAGGTAATTTTTAGCCGTATTATCAATATTGCTGAAATATTGTCCGTCTGGGTTAATAACATAAGATATATTAGCACCTAAATCTAAGTTAGAACCACCTAATTTGATTACATTGTAATCAAAACCAATTACGTATTTATTTCCGAGTGGATTAAGAGAAGTATTCACAGAAAAAGTCTGACCATACCCAAAAGGATTTAACCATTGTACTTCTAATTCACCACTAAATCCTTTATACCATTCTTCTCCATCAGGCATTGTCCAAGTAACTCCACCCATTAATTTTCCAATTTTATCGCTTTCTATAGGAGTAATTCTGAATCCTATAACGTCTTCTTCTTCAGGAAAAGGTTGAATCCAAACATCTTTAAAGAAACCTGTACCAACAAAAGATACATAAGTATCTTGTAGTTTTTTCTGATTCACCGGTTCTCCAGAATTAATTTTCACCAAAGAATCTAATATATATTTTTGGGTCTTTGCTGTGGCTTCTGGTGTTATTTCTACGCTACCAACTTTTGACTCTCTTATTTCGAATATTAATTCTTCATTTTCATATTTTGGAATAATATTTGTGTAAATATAACCTTCTTTAAAATATGTTTGAAGAACGCTATCGTAAGCATACAAAAGATCTAAATTGTACGCTTGTTCACTAGGAACTATATATGTTTGAACAGCATCATTTAATCTAAAATCTTCGATACTTTCATTACCAACAAAATTAATCTTGGATACTGTAACAGGTTCATCTTCAACAATTTTTCTTAAACTGCCTTCTAAAACTAAAATTAGCTCTCCACCTTTATTCTCCGGTATATCAATAATTTCAAAACGCACATTGGTATCAGCAGAGAAAAACGGTATCTGATTCAAAGAATTTAAAATGTTTTGAATCTTTTGAAAACTTGGATATGTCTCTTTTGCACTTGGTCTGAATAAGAAAAACTTACTGTTCCAATCTTTTCTGAAATTAAAACCAAGCCTTTCTTTTATTTCATCAACGTTAAGTTGCGCTAACTCTCCTCTTAATTCCAAATCCCAAAGTGTGTATTCTTTTACTATAAATAGAAGGGTATCGGAATCATATGTTTTATCGTTTATTTCTGTTGCTTCTATGCTTATGCCTTCTCCAGTTATTTGTAGGTTAGTAGAAACATCGACAAACTGATAACCATTTTTTATATATAAATCTTGAATATTTTTCATTGAACTTTGTATTTTATTAAGATTCACTGGTATATTACTTTCTAAGCTAATTACTGATTCGATATTTTTCTTTTCTATTAATTTGTCACCTAAAATGACTACCTCATATTTCGAAACAATGGGATTAGGTGTGAATACTAATTCTAAACTACCAGTTGCCTCATCTAGATTATATGAAACAGATGTAAAATAGCCGGTTTTAAGGATATCTTGTAAGGCCAACCTAACGTCAATATCTCCAACGTAAGATCCTTCTTCAATTCCAAAGTTTGTTAATGCTCTTTCTACATCCGTTGCTGCATAAGATATATCTGTATTGTAAGTAATATCTTTTAAAAGAGTAATAGCAAAAGAAAAACTTGTTATCAAGAATAATGTAACTAATAATGAGTACTTTTTCACTTTAAAACCTCCTAAATTTTTAAAAATCATTTTGTAAAAGGTCCCCCTTATACTGGTACTTTATGTATGCTTCATATGTCCAAGGACAAGTTTCTCTGAAAAAAAACATTAGTGCCTTTGCATATTCCTGTATTTCTAATTGTGCATGACTACTCAACCTTAAATCTATAAAATGCATCAAAGCCCTCAAATTTGTAGTCAAATAGAATTCGGTATACTCACCAACAGGTAAAATAATGCGAGCTAACTCTCGCGCGACTCCCATCTCTAATAACTCTTCGTAAGCTTCATAAATTCTATTATACGTTTCTTCAATAATTTTAAGGGATTTTTCTTTTAGTAAAGGCTCATCAATTATTTTGCTACTTTGCTTATCTTTTTTATCTTGAACTCTAATTTCTGAAGGTAAATAAAACTCATCAGCTTTTTTTGAAGTGTATCTTCTACTCATTTCATTTGGAGACATACCAATCCTATGGCGGAACCACTGTCTTGTAACGAAAATAGGGGCTTTTACATGAAATGTGTATGTAATATGTTCGAATGGAGATAAATGTCCATGTTCCATCAAATAATTTATTAATTTTTTATCTTTTTCATCAGTTGAAAGGTCTTTGCCATGAGAGACTCTTGCGGCTCTTACAGCGGCTCTATCGTCACCCATAACATCTATTAAAGTTACGAATCCTTTGTCCAGTACCTTAATCGTCTTGGTTTCTATTTCCATTTTCTGATTTATTCTCCCCTCCAAATTTATATACAACAAAAAATATTCCTAAAAGTACGATGAAAAACGGCAAATGTATTGATAAAAAATAATTTCTTTTTAATTTCCTATCGATAACTTTTAAAGCTTCTTGAATAGAATGATTATCAGGGTTGTTGACAAGAGCTCGAGCCAAATACATTCTAGAAATCTCCAAATTGTCTTTTTCATTTTCTTGATATAAAGATGTTGCAAGTTTTGCTAAAGCATCAGAATTTTCAGGATCTATTTCTGCGGACATTTTGTAATAATTATTTTTTTGAGTTAAAGTGTTAGAAATATCCCCTAAAAGTTCATAACTTTTAGAAAGCACTGTTTTTTTGGTAGAATTTTGAATTATCCATTCAATCTGACTACGTGCTTCTTTTATCTTATCCAAATGAAAATAAGATGAAGCAATTAAAAATATTATTCTTTCATCTTTGTTGGAAATACTAATATAGCTATTTGCTAATTGAGTAACTTTTTCAAACTTTTCTAATTCAAAAGCCTGAACAATCAACAACTCTTGTATTTTTCTATTTGATGGATAATCCCAATACATATTTTCAAGGTTTTCTAACAAAGCATCTTTTTTTTCAGAGTCAGATGCTTCCCATTCTAATATCGATTCGTAATAGACAGTAAAAGGTGTGTCTCCAATACTTTCTTTTATTATATCAATTGAACTTAAAATTTTCTTAAATGATTGAGCATCTTTTGTTTTTTCCCATTTTATAAAATCAAAATAAATTCTAATAGCATTTGCAATTACAGAATCAGGATAATTGCTTACAACAATATCCAGCTTTCTTATTGCCTCTTCTTCATTTCCAGGTGTATATTCAGATAAAACATTTAAAACCGCTGAATCATCTGGCTTTAATTGTGAATATAAATAAGATCTTGTTTGGTTAGCAGTGATTTTGTACTCCTCTTTGCCTTCTTCAATATATTTTAAATACAAACCTAAAACATTCAACTCAAGTTCAGAAGAATTCAATAATTCATCCGTATCAAATGTGTAAACAAAATTGTCCAAGATTCCTCCAAAACAGACAAAGTAGATTACGAAAAAGAAGAAAGAAAAAGAAAAAATTCTTTTAATCTGACTCATAAAAAATCTCCTCAATAATTTTAGTAAAAAATAATTTAATTTTTAACATCTACGTTAGATTGATAGTTATGGGGCACTATTTCATTATTTTCCAATTTAAAAACAACTTTTGTAATAGGTTTAGTTGGAGCAAATTTTCTCTTGTGAATGATAATTTCAGTACCAGGATAAACAATATTTCTTGAAATAATAAAAGCAGAACTCTGTGAGGCTTCAATTAATTTTTTTAGCTTTTCTAAAGATTCTTTATTATTTTTAAGTTCTGAAGTAAGGATCTTGAAAGTTTTTAGCGATTTTTTGAAATATTCTATCTGCTTACTATTGAGTTTATTCTTATCTTGTATGTTTTTTAAACCCTTTATGATTGTAGAAGTTTTTCTCAAATTTTCGCTATCTACTGCTATTTTATGTTCCAGCTCAATTAATTTCTCATTCAAATCTGGTAAAATACCAACTTCACATATTGTTTTAACTCCCATTTCACTGCCTAATATATCAGCTTCTATTAGGTTTGTTGCTAAAATACTTCCTCCAGATATTCTTCCCTTATTGCCTTCAACAATAACGTGTTTCCCTGCTTTAATATATGAGTTAACTATAGATGTTTTAACCACCAAACCTTCTGTAACTTCAACTGTTGCATTTTCTATATAATTACAAGTTAGATTCTTAGATTTAACTAAGCTTTTACCAGATCCTTTAATACCGAATATTTTCGCATCCCCTTCGCAAATAGTAGTTGCGGATTCAACTATCCCTTTAATTTCTAAATAAAGAGTAGCTTCAACTACGAAGCCTGGTTTTACATCACCGTTAATTATTAATTTTCCTGGGAACCGGACGTTACCTGTAGAATAGTCTATGTTTCCTTCAATCTTATGTTCATCAGTTACATCAATAATAATTTCTCCGTTGGAATCTTTTTTGGTAATGAATTTTCCATCGATTTTAGATATTATTGTATTATCTACTATCA of the Petrotoga sp. 9PW.55.5.1 genome contains:
- the thyX gene encoding FAD-dependent thymidylate synthase is translated as MEIETKTIKVLDKGFVTLIDVMGDDRAAVRAARVSHGKDLSTDEKDKKLINYLMEHGHLSPFEHITYTFHVKAPIFVTRQWFRHRIGMSPNEMSRRYTSKKADEFYLPSEIRVQDKKDKQSSKIIDEPLLKEKSLKIIEETYNRIYEAYEELLEMGVARELARIILPVGEYTEFYLTTNLRALMHFIDLRLSSHAQLEIQEYAKALMFFFRETCPWTYEAYIKYQYKGDLLQNDF
- a CDS encoding HPP family protein codes for the protein MRIFEILSKFKANWKNYVLQSILATITVFFIFTILNVQERPIIVSSMGATTFIVFAMPKSMVAKARNIIGGHAVGFICGSLFSLIFSNTGPLFSNISYALAVGLSIFIMVVIDTEHPPAAGTALSLCIFGFSLNAFLSVFLSIIILSIVHHFLKPYMIDLI
- a CDS encoding lipopolysaccharide assembly protein LapB, with protein sequence MDNFVYTFDTDELLNSSELELNVLGLYLKYIEEGKEEYKITANQTRSYLYSQLKPDDSAVLNVLSEYTPGNEEEAIRKLDIVVSNYPDSVIANAIRIYFDFIKWEKTKDAQSFKKILSSIDIIKESIGDTPFTVYYESILEWEASDSEKKDALLENLENMYWDYPSNRKIQELLIVQAFELEKFEKVTQLANSYISISNKDERIIFLIASSYFHLDKIKEARSQIEWIIQNSTKKTVLSKSYELLGDISNTLTQKNNYYKMSAEIDPENSDALAKLATSLYQENEKDNLEISRMYLARALVNNPDNHSIQEALKVIDRKLKRNYFLSIHLPFFIVLLGIFFVVYKFGGENKSENGNRNQDD
- a CDS encoding POTRA domain-containing protein; its protein translation is MKKYSLLVTLFLITSFSFAITLLKDITYNTDISYAATDVERALTNFGIEEGSYVGDIDVRLALQDILKTGYFTSVSYNLDEATGSLELVFTPNPIVSKYEVVILGDKLIEKKNIESVISLESNIPVNLNKIQSSMKNIQDLYIKNGYQFVDVSTNLQITGEGISIEATEINDKTYDSDTLLFIVKEYTLWDLELRGELAQLNVDEIKERLGFNFRKDWNSKFFLFRPSAKETYPSFQKIQNILNSLNQIPFFSADTNVRFEIIDIPENKGGELILVLEGSLRKIVEDEPVTVSKINFVGNESIEDFRLNDAVQTYIVPSEQAYNLDLLYAYDSVLQTYFKEGYIYTNIIPKYENEELIFEIRESKVGSVEITPEATAKTQKYILDSLVKINSGEPVNQKKLQDTYVSFVGTGFFKDVWIQPFPEEEDVIGFRITPIESDKIGKLMGGVTWTMPDGEEWYKGFSGELEVQWLNPFGYGQTFSVNTSLNPLGNKYVIGFDYNVIKLGGSNLDLGANISYVINPDGQYFSNIDNTAKNYLSLGISPRYELFDFSYLTGSISYNNYSLVNEDKLNVLSGSVGYLYNNLDSPYRPYNGQYFQFRGLGGIETTNTGNYYIGFDTQGKLFRTYYKFTPAVKLRFGSVYNSNEDSNLNYKFGVGGMYTVRTYDFNKQIGNFVLQFNTEVSYELVRGDVPLDALAFFDYGSAKDSISDLTLDNSLLSFGGGLRTTIPLFGQISFGYGWDKDLDGHFWFGFGQTF
- a CDS encoding DUF342 domain-containing protein, whose amino-acid sequence is MAKYEVRLSEDGMLATIKLVDDGKPPTIGGIQSILKEKNVAVGIKAETIEEIISNPNYDKEYVIATGIPPKTGKDGKIIFQKFMEKDTNSANNYMDLKERSELIIVKRGFELARIEPPTKGEPGKIVTGEVIEGLEGKEAKIKTGENTLIVDNTIISKIDGKFITKKDSNGEIIIDVTDEHKIEGNIDYSTGNVRFPGKLIINGDVKPGFVVEATLYLEIKGIVESATTICEGDAKIFGIKGSGKSLVKSKNLTCNYIENATVEVTEGLVVKTSIVNSYIKAGKHVIVEGNKGRISGGSILATNLIEADILGSEMGVKTICEVGILPDLNEKLIELEHKIAVDSENLRKTSTIIKGLKNIQDKNKLNSKQIEYFKKSLKTFKILTSELKNNKESLEKLKKLIEASQSSAFIISRNIVYPGTEIIIHKRKFAPTKPITKVVFKLENNEIVPHNYQSNVDVKN